The Sediminitomix flava genome includes a window with the following:
- a CDS encoding Hpt domain-containing protein has product MEKLRLCNLAKLESMSNGNSDFIIKMIHSFIYNTTTALDEFKSSIEAKDLMTLSKIAHKLKPSFDIMGVHSLKDQILRIEQYEREPFENDEMMAICNHFMEKSVEVIDELTEYNNNKEA; this is encoded by the coding sequence ATGGAAAAACTAAGACTATGTAATCTAGCCAAGTTGGAATCAATGTCGAATGGAAACTCAGATTTCATTATAAAAATGATCCATTCATTTATCTATAATACGACAACTGCACTAGACGAATTTAAAAGCAGTATCGAAGCTAAAGATTTAATGACACTTAGCAAGATTGCTCATAAACTAAAACCTTCATTTGACATCATGGGAGTGCATTCTCTTAAAGATCAAATTTTAAGAATTGAGCAATATGAACGAGAGCCTTTTGAAAATGATGAAATGATGGCTATTTGTAATCACTTCATGGAGAAAAGTGTAGAAGTGATTGATGAACTGACAGAATACAATAACAATAAAGAAGCTTAG
- a CDS encoding o-succinylbenzoate synthase — protein sequence MFKTRYKKHILDFRFTARTSRGAMQQKETFFIQIKDEQSGKVGFGECSTLKGLSIDAIPDYENHLIQILSLVEKCETSDEVLEIDELVDFPSIKFGLEIALADLESDAQYQVFDTPFSNGQTGIPINGLIWMGDKDFMFEQIKAKLDSGFDCIKIKVGGIDFEEECSLMAYIRQHFSEDQITIRVDANGAFTPDNALEKLKRLSDYKLHSIEQPIKAGQIEQMSKLCELTPLDIALDEELIGVKELEAKELLLNQIKPQYIILKPSLVGGFISSEEWILLSEKREIGWWMTSALEANVGLNAIAQFTSKYNTKIPQGLGTGQLYHNNIGSPLEIKQGKLFYNKSLPWNPIF from the coding sequence ATGTTCAAGACTAGATATAAAAAACACATTTTAGATTTCAGGTTTACGGCACGTACTTCTCGTGGTGCTATGCAACAAAAGGAAACATTTTTTATTCAGATAAAAGATGAACAGTCGGGAAAAGTGGGTTTTGGTGAATGTAGTACCTTGAAAGGTTTAAGTATTGATGCTATTCCTGATTATGAGAATCATCTCATCCAAATTCTTAGTCTCGTTGAAAAGTGTGAAACATCGGATGAAGTACTAGAAATAGATGAACTAGTAGATTTCCCAAGTATAAAATTTGGTTTAGAAATCGCTTTAGCTGATTTAGAAAGTGATGCTCAATATCAAGTATTTGATACTCCGTTTTCAAACGGTCAGACAGGAATTCCAATCAATGGACTCATCTGGATGGGTGATAAAGACTTTATGTTTGAGCAAATCAAAGCAAAGTTAGATAGTGGTTTTGATTGTATTAAAATAAAGGTAGGAGGGATTGACTTTGAAGAAGAATGTAGCCTAATGGCCTATATCCGTCAACATTTTAGTGAAGATCAAATAACGATTCGCGTAGATGCAAATGGAGCTTTTACCCCAGATAATGCCTTAGAAAAACTCAAGAGGTTATCTGATTATAAATTACATTCAATCGAACAACCTATAAAAGCAGGTCAGATAGAGCAAATGTCCAAGTTATGTGAGCTTACACCTTTAGACATTGCATTGGATGAAGAATTGATTGGTGTTAAAGAATTAGAAGCTAAGGAACTGTTATTAAATCAAATCAAACCTCAATATATTATTTTAAAACCTTCATTAGTCGGTGGTTTTATTTCATCTGAGGAATGGATTCTTCTTTCTGAAAAAAGAGAAATTGGTTGGTGGATGACTTCTGCCCTTGAAGCGAATGTAGGTTTAAATGCAATAGCTCAATTTACTTCAAAATATAATACTAAAATCCCTCAAGGTTTGGGTACAGGTCAGTTGTATCATAATAATATTGGCTCTCCTTTAGAAATTAAACAGGGAAAATTATTCTACAATAAGTCTCTTCCTTGGAATCCGATATTTTAA
- a CDS encoding YtxH domain-containing protein → MKASEGFLLFLSGVVAGAVAGLLLAPDKGTDTQRKISDSARKMQDDLEKQVEVGKSKIEKFADQIIDQKNGLTEKAKQQLNKG, encoded by the coding sequence ATGAAAGCTTCAGAAGGATTTCTATTATTTCTTTCAGGTGTTGTAGCAGGAGCTGTTGCAGGCTTATTACTTGCTCCAGATAAAGGGACTGATACTCAACGAAAAATATCAGATTCTGCTCGTAAAATGCAAGATGATTTAGAAAAGCAGGTAGAGGTAGGTAAGTCTAAAATAGAGAAGTTTGCTGACCAAATTATTGATCAAAAAAACGGGCTTACAGAGAAAGCAAAACAACAATTGAATAAGGGCTAA
- a CDS encoding ribonuclease HII, producing MLLSNFGSGKIEAGLDEAGRGCLAGPVVAAAVILPENYTNELLNDSKKLSAKKREILREEIERDALFYAICEVSHTEIDKINILNASFLAMHRCVDALEKKPELLLIDGNRFKPYNGISHECIIKGDGKYASIAAASILAKTYRDNLMSELGEKYPAYQWKKNAGYPTKAHREAIREHGPCEFHRMTFKLLPEQKELPF from the coding sequence TTGCTGTTATCAAATTTTGGATCCGGAAAAATTGAGGCTGGTTTAGATGAAGCTGGACGAGGGTGTTTGGCAGGGCCTGTAGTGGCTGCTGCAGTCATCTTGCCAGAAAATTACACTAATGAGCTGTTAAATGATTCTAAGAAACTTTCAGCAAAGAAAAGGGAGATTCTTAGAGAAGAGATAGAAAGAGATGCACTTTTTTATGCGATCTGTGAAGTTAGCCATACCGAGATCGATAAAATCAATATACTCAATGCTTCATTTTTAGCAATGCACAGATGCGTTGATGCCTTAGAAAAGAAACCAGAACTTTTATTAATTGATGGGAATCGATTTAAACCTTATAATGGTATCTCTCATGAGTGTATTATAAAAGGGGATGGGAAATATGCTTCAATAGCAGCCGCTTCTATTTTAGCTAAAACATATAGAGATAATCTAATGTCTGAGTTGGGAGAAAAATACCCAGCGTATCAATGGAAAAAGAATGCCGGTTATCCTACTAAAGCTCATCGTGAAGCAATTAGAGAGCATGGACCTTGTGAGTTTCATAGAATGACTTTCAAGTTACTTCCAGAACAAAAAGAATTACCATTTTAA
- a CDS encoding translocation/assembly module TamB domain-containing protein → MTNKTTLLKKILRITLRIVIGIFLGILFLLFLISLILKVPFLQTKIVHGLSGVLKDKLQTELSIGKIALDFPESLTIDQVYIEDLQQDTLVYIGHLSVGFKLLPFLHNTVHLDDVEIEDVTVKLIEYKSDSLYNYQFIIDAFTSDSTTTDPVEEDTTASNLPTILAKHILLENISFRMGSELDSSDMQFYVGHFSSGVEIDLNKGIYDISETGLKNTWGSIILANSPDQEPEKEVEADSTPIDMTFNLKSLDASNISYKQGDTRGQMLLDTQLPSAEVQNLSVSLFKQSVDGELLEIEGCETNIQFLPTNTTNKDTLDVADNEKPTDGSIQELFDTGWDISLKKGELNKIAFSLNDYNVPEMESGMDYSHMVFDDIYLEINEFVWKDDRMNGKINSISLKEHNGFNLKGLQTSFIVSSYRMSLNQLFLQTSVSRITGNLDMQTPNGILAMTERNGVYFDIDLPNTKIGEDDIFTFAPFLKEQAVLDTLFDNNLNLSADINGGFDSLIFHKFEVGLLSGTDLALNGYLLNLLEVENIGGDVDKLSLVAPPKDLKKLQSGLGLYQLNLLNDSLLFNTDFYGDYDRWSAKVNLKYGRNKVILDAERVQNYNTTLNFKLRSLGYILKIPELGLLNGKLKLNSSDIFWSDSLATTAKLKIKKFEYDSVALEKSKIKLTVDDEVIYADWSLITPFVTTEGNSQVEIKDSILYVKPSLRINDFRPSFISDVDSSMQLSLALDGNFIAKDVTDLNAKLKIFDIDLAYKDQLLTDKRIDIAVNSRDSVFRTDISGDLLDIEYKMTSPLERLGDDFQNMINHYYPISDTLTDSTATTFPDLDLKFQILDFSFLDMIDPNIKIDRMEPITISLDSDTKEIEGKIDIVNLSYSQYTLDSITCDIMGNEESVGVDLVFHDLSPSDSIGFDSLEFQAELKDKKLFFDIYGDDQFQEDFTIFDFGFQIEKPDTINIIRFNEDFTIRNRAWNVDPKNRIDLYAIPYFDNFILEGEGRKLDIQSSFRNGVQFTDLRIDRFSLDEIFYALGLAEDSIRANLSTELILIHKDSTLDAEGKLSIEDIAARGQSFGDFRNEFKYTDQESVEFDLSLEGEIGNISLVGDYPFEEGQTISTTLSLAPFNYAPLNVFAEDFIEGLEGELNGKIAVSGDLGEPKVRGGLDFTSSSFFVTPLDVPLEGNGGKIDFDEEGIHIDELSFVDSMRHGITLDGDIFTEHYQDFKMDMKLSVNEFTALDSKKKEGVPYFGKFIVSTETDIKGTFEKPRINTKLDIINGTNTTYIFSSEGENNRGEDVIQFRQKDQEIPEEEKITGMDLEIDIGIEEEVTFKILLDERTGDMLSVQGGGDLLFELDSTGNMSLNGKFEVTQGSYDLTLYKVIPKSFELDKGSFLYWSGDITSPLIDITATYRVKASPSQLIESYMQSVGGGSFDSNRYSKRRLFDVKMKMSGYLDNPDLSFDILYPVSLETNDSDNTIDQALSNLRDNPNVLNKQVFGLLALGAFIPVDEAMNSSSINEATSGLVSNFLSDRLNEFSSDFIKGFDLNFDVEQYNQENSSGQSGTRTDVGVSVKKNLFNERLTILVGGAVAVQDEVQNETNSFSTDVEVEYKIKKDGRLRIKAYSENSDTNFGNDVYKNGLSLLFQKQYTKFKELFEKTPQEIEDKRLKKEKKQKRKEERRRRKNKKSKDSPVLKEESDSLQLKEDQKGSNEEEK, encoded by the coding sequence ATGACGAATAAGACTACATTATTAAAGAAAATATTGAGAATAACACTCCGAATTGTCATCGGTATTTTTCTTGGTATTTTATTTTTATTGTTTCTTATTTCATTGATACTGAAAGTACCATTTTTACAGACAAAGATAGTTCATGGTTTGTCTGGGGTATTAAAAGATAAACTACAAACGGAGCTTTCAATAGGTAAAATAGCATTAGATTTTCCCGAATCTCTGACTATTGATCAAGTGTATATTGAAGATCTTCAGCAAGATACATTAGTTTATATTGGTCACTTATCTGTAGGATTTAAGCTATTGCCTTTTCTTCATAACACAGTACATCTAGATGATGTTGAAATTGAAGATGTAACAGTAAAGTTGATCGAATATAAATCAGATTCCCTTTACAATTACCAATTTATTATTGATGCATTTACTTCAGATTCTACTACTACTGATCCTGTGGAAGAGGATACAACTGCTTCCAATTTACCAACCATTTTAGCTAAACATATTCTTTTAGAAAATATATCTTTTAGGATGGGTAGTGAATTGGACTCATCAGATATGCAATTTTATGTGGGGCACTTTTCTTCTGGAGTTGAAATAGACTTGAATAAAGGGATCTATGATATTTCTGAGACAGGCTTAAAAAATACTTGGGGAAGTATAATCTTAGCTAATTCTCCTGATCAAGAACCAGAAAAAGAAGTTGAGGCAGATTCAACACCTATTGATATGACCTTTAATCTTAAAAGTCTTGATGCCTCGAACATTTCTTATAAACAAGGTGATACTAGAGGACAAATGCTCCTCGATACCCAATTACCTAGTGCTGAGGTTCAAAACTTAAGTGTCTCATTATTTAAACAATCTGTAGATGGTGAGCTATTGGAAATAGAAGGGTGTGAAACAAATATTCAATTTTTACCGACAAACACTACTAATAAAGATACCTTAGACGTCGCTGATAATGAAAAACCCACAGATGGTTCTATTCAAGAATTATTCGATACGGGTTGGGATATTAGCTTAAAGAAAGGTGAGCTTAATAAAATCGCATTTTCATTGAATGACTATAATGTTCCAGAAATGGAAAGTGGAATGGATTATAGTCATATGGTTTTTGATGACATTTACCTTGAAATCAATGAGTTTGTTTGGAAAGATGATCGAATGAATGGAAAAATTAATTCCATTAGCCTAAAAGAACATAATGGTTTTAATCTTAAAGGATTACAAACTTCCTTTATAGTGTCATCTTACAGAATGTCTTTAAATCAATTATTTCTGCAAACATCGGTTTCAAGAATCACAGGGAATTTGGATATGCAAACTCCAAATGGAATTCTTGCAATGACAGAAAGGAATGGTGTTTATTTCGATATAGATTTGCCAAATACAAAAATTGGTGAAGATGATATTTTTACTTTTGCTCCATTTCTGAAGGAGCAAGCTGTATTGGATACATTATTTGATAATAATCTAAACTTATCGGCAGATATTAATGGTGGCTTTGACAGTTTGATATTTCATAAATTCGAAGTGGGTTTACTGTCAGGAACTGATCTAGCCTTAAATGGATATTTACTTAATCTTTTAGAAGTTGAGAATATAGGTGGTGATGTTGATAAACTCTCATTAGTCGCTCCTCCAAAAGACCTAAAAAAGCTACAATCTGGACTAGGACTTTATCAGTTGAATCTCTTAAATGATAGTCTACTTTTTAATACTGATTTTTATGGAGATTATGATCGTTGGAGTGCAAAAGTCAATTTGAAGTACGGAAGGAATAAGGTGATACTAGATGCCGAAAGAGTTCAGAACTATAATACCACCTTAAATTTCAAGTTAAGGAGTTTAGGTTATATTCTGAAAATTCCAGAATTAGGTTTGTTAAATGGTAAACTGAAACTCAATTCATCTGATATATTTTGGAGTGATAGTTTAGCAACGACGGCAAAGCTTAAAATTAAGAAGTTTGAATATGATAGTGTCGCTCTCGAAAAAAGTAAAATAAAGCTAACTGTTGATGATGAGGTTATTTATGCTGATTGGAGTCTAATAACTCCATTTGTAACAACAGAAGGTAACTCTCAAGTTGAGATAAAAGATTCAATTTTATACGTAAAGCCATCACTGAGAATTAATGATTTTAGACCATCTTTTATTTCTGATGTAGATTCTAGTATGCAGCTATCTTTAGCATTAGATGGTAATTTTATAGCAAAAGATGTAACAGACTTAAATGCTAAGTTGAAAATTTTCGACATAGATTTGGCTTACAAAGACCAACTACTTACCGATAAGCGAATTGATATCGCTGTAAATTCTAGAGATTCTGTGTTTAGGACAGATATATCGGGAGATTTACTCGATATAGAATATAAAATGACAAGCCCACTTGAACGATTAGGTGATGATTTTCAGAATATGATAAATCATTATTATCCAATCTCAGATACTTTGACTGATAGTACTGCTACAACCTTTCCCGACCTAGATTTAAAATTTCAAATTCTTGATTTTAGCTTTTTAGATATGATAGACCCAAATATCAAAATTGATAGGATGGAGCCTATTACTATTAGTTTAGATTCAGATACAAAAGAGATTGAAGGAAAGATAGATATTGTTAATCTATCGTACAGTCAGTACACACTTGATTCTATCACTTGTGATATAATGGGTAATGAGGAGTCTGTAGGTGTAGATTTAGTTTTTCATGATTTATCACCATCTGATTCAATTGGATTTGATTCTTTAGAGTTTCAAGCTGAGTTGAAAGATAAAAAACTCTTTTTTGATATTTATGGAGATGATCAATTCCAAGAAGACTTTACCATATTTGATTTTGGTTTTCAGATAGAAAAACCAGACACAATTAATATTATAAGGTTCAATGAAGATTTTACCATAAGAAATAGGGCATGGAATGTTGATCCCAAAAACAGAATTGATTTATATGCAATTCCCTATTTTGACAATTTTATTCTGGAAGGTGAGGGGAGAAAATTAGATATACAGTCATCATTTCGGAATGGGGTACAATTCACAGATCTTCGAATAGATCGATTTAGTTTAGATGAAATTTTTTATGCCTTAGGACTGGCAGAAGATTCTATTCGAGCAAATCTGTCAACTGAGCTTATTCTTATACATAAGGATTCCACTTTAGATGCAGAAGGTAAACTGTCTATTGAAGATATAGCTGCTAGAGGTCAATCATTTGGCGATTTTAGAAATGAATTCAAATATACAGACCAAGAAAGTGTCGAATTTGATCTTAGTTTGGAGGGCGAAATCGGTAATATTTCATTGGTAGGAGATTATCCTTTTGAAGAAGGTCAAACCATAAGTACAACATTATCTTTAGCTCCTTTTAATTATGCACCACTTAATGTGTTTGCTGAAGATTTTATCGAAGGTTTAGAGGGAGAATTAAATGGGAAAATAGCTGTATCTGGAGATTTAGGAGAACCTAAGGTTCGAGGAGGCCTTGATTTTACATCCTCCTCATTTTTTGTAACGCCTTTAGATGTTCCATTAGAAGGGAATGGAGGAAAGATTGATTTTGATGAAGAAGGAATTCATATCGACGAATTAAGTTTTGTGGATTCTATGAGACACGGAATAACACTAGATGGTGATATTTTTACTGAACACTATCAAGATTTTAAAATGGATATGAAGTTATCTGTAAATGAGTTTACAGCACTTGATAGTAAAAAGAAAGAGGGCGTTCCTTATTTTGGAAAATTCATAGTCTCAACTGAAACCGATATAAAAGGTACTTTTGAAAAGCCAAGAATCAATACAAAGTTAGATATCATAAACGGTACAAATACTACCTATATTTTTTCATCTGAAGGAGAAAATAATAGAGGTGAAGATGTGATTCAGTTTAGACAAAAAGATCAAGAGATTCCTGAAGAAGAAAAGATTACAGGAATGGATCTGGAAATTGATATCGGGATTGAAGAGGAAGTTACTTTTAAAATTCTACTTGATGAACGTACAGGGGATATGTTAAGTGTTCAAGGTGGAGGAGATTTACTTTTTGAATTAGACTCAACAGGTAATATGAGTTTAAATGGAAAATTTGAAGTAACCCAAGGTAGTTATGACTTGACATTGTACAAAGTGATTCCTAAAAGTTTTGAGCTTGACAAAGGAAGTTTTTTGTATTGGTCTGGTGATATCACAAGCCCTCTGATTGATATTACGGCAACTTATCGGGTGAAAGCCTCGCCGTCTCAGTTGATTGAAAGCTATATGCAATCTGTTGGAGGAGGAAGCTTTGACTCTAATAGGTATAGTAAAAGAAGGCTGTTTGATGTGAAAATGAAAATGTCAGGATACTTAGATAATCCCGATCTTTCATTTGATATTTTATACCCTGTTAGTTTAGAGACGAATGATAGTGATAATACCATAGATCAAGCCCTCTCAAACTTAAGAGATAATCCAAATGTCTTAAATAAACAAGTATTTGGTTTGCTTGCTCTAGGAGCATTTATTCCTGTAGATGAAGCGATGAATTCATCTTCAATAAATGAGGCAACGAGTGGTTTGGTGAGTAACTTTTTATCTGATCGTTTAAATGAATTTTCTAGTGATTTTATCAAAGGCTTTGATCTAAATTTTGATGTTGAACAATATAATCAAGAGAACTCATCTGGTCAGTCAGGTACTCGTACAGATGTGGGGGTTTCTGTAAAGAAAAACCTTTTCAATGAAAGACTAACAATTTTGGTAGGTGGAGCTGTAGCTGTTCAAGATGAAGTACAGAATGAAACTAACTCTTTTTCAACAGATGTAGAGGTTGAATACAAAATCAAGAAAGACGGTCGCTTAAGGATTAAGGCTTACAGTGAAAATAGTGATACAAACTTTGGAAATGATGTTTATAAGAACGGTTTGTCATTGCTCTTTCAAAAGCAGTATACAAAGTTTAAAGAACTTTTTGAAAAAACACCTCAAGAAATAGAAGACAAACGACTTAAAAAAGAAAAAAAGCAAAAGCGTAAAGAAGAACGTAGAAGAAGAAAAAATAAGAAGTCTAAAGATTCACCAGTTCTTAAAGAAGAATCGGATAGTTTACAACTGAAAGAAGATCAGAAAGGCTCAAATGAAGAAGAAAAGTAA
- the tamL gene encoding translocation and assembly module lipoprotein TamL, whose amino-acid sequence MSKLLVNTFLLNLLIFIKRQVLNFIIGIGFLSIFSCNVLSKISAEKPLYAGGILEVDEGDTLKLAKGVSYELEDQIYPKPNSKILGGRFGLSLYFKYVDRKDELKFIKKFLYDKFSEEPVYYDDEISKKVKKNIEDELYNNGYFYGTVDYKTHKEKDGKLVYVTYTAHPNDHPYTINSFVFEGDSTLLQKAIIEELDKSIFHEKPRYDLDLLKSERKRVEDSLRNNGYYFFKQGFLTYEADSALGTKSVDLFMKLKSNFPPKASRKFYIGEITMNTDFQQDSSKAFSNHVEIDTLGYIYQGDPHKLKPKALKDAILFERGELYKQNKHRNTLKLLSSLGVFSYIDLAFKETTDSLYFEDLLDVSGRMTQVVPKSISTEIGMATWTNGYTGPELELSWQHRNIFGGAETFSFSADIGILQQFGGSQSSDVTSIQLLGIDFSLTFPRILFPFPVRLYKESILPSTKISLSYETYWYRPIAQLRIINSKLTYDWSPNFNKRHILDLIDIVFQNSEIESGTEVDSLDDFPNFGIPRIENENIFSSKYTYQYRSGKITEQDFVLGYQGYIDAAGNIIYGLQKAFGKNPTQSNPETFLGQVYAQYVRVGSDLRSYLQLNRKFTLASRINVDVGVPWGNATELPFIRSYFVGGPTSIKSFNPRTIGPGSAYVMPGDNEYFERDGDIKIEANIELRQSLSKFFKLGYFIDIGNVWLLNKNPNFINGDFDFSRFYKELAIGTGIGFRLDLEFFVLRLDLGVPVLTPFLSQFEDDPDTEINEAAINAPVSDRFLLKDFPSGIVFNLAIGYPF is encoded by the coding sequence ATGTCAAAACTTTTAGTGAATACTTTTTTACTGAATCTTCTAATTTTTATAAAAAGGCAGGTACTGAATTTTATCATCGGTATTGGGTTTCTTTCTATCTTCTCTTGTAATGTGCTTTCTAAAATCAGTGCTGAGAAACCATTGTATGCAGGAGGTATATTAGAAGTTGATGAGGGGGATACATTAAAGTTAGCGAAAGGGGTTAGTTATGAGCTAGAAGATCAGATTTACCCCAAACCCAATTCTAAGATATTAGGGGGTAGGTTTGGACTTAGCCTTTATTTTAAATATGTAGATCGGAAGGACGAACTGAAATTTATTAAAAAATTTCTTTACGATAAATTCTCTGAAGAGCCAGTCTATTACGATGATGAGATTTCTAAAAAGGTTAAGAAAAATATTGAAGATGAACTCTATAACAATGGCTATTTTTATGGAACTGTTGATTATAAAACTCATAAAGAAAAAGATGGCAAATTAGTTTATGTCACTTATACAGCTCACCCGAATGATCACCCGTATACAATTAATTCATTTGTTTTTGAAGGTGATTCTACTTTACTGCAAAAAGCGATAATTGAGGAGTTAGATAAAAGTATTTTTCATGAAAAGCCGAGGTATGATCTTGATTTGTTAAAGTCTGAACGCAAGAGAGTTGAAGATAGCCTTAGAAATAACGGTTATTACTTTTTTAAACAAGGATTCTTGACATATGAAGCTGATAGTGCGTTAGGGACTAAATCAGTAGATCTTTTCATGAAATTAAAATCGAATTTTCCGCCAAAAGCTAGCCGAAAGTTTTACATAGGAGAAATTACGATGAATACGGACTTTCAACAAGACAGTTCAAAAGCTTTTTCCAATCATGTAGAGATAGATACATTAGGTTATATCTATCAAGGAGATCCTCATAAACTAAAGCCTAAAGCATTAAAAGATGCTATTTTATTTGAAAGAGGTGAGTTATATAAGCAGAATAAACACCGGAATACCCTCAAGTTATTGAGCTCACTGGGTGTTTTTAGCTATATTGATCTAGCATTTAAAGAAACTACTGATTCTCTATATTTTGAAGACTTACTAGATGTCTCTGGTCGAATGACACAAGTTGTGCCTAAATCAATATCAACGGAAATAGGAATGGCAACTTGGACAAATGGTTATACAGGGCCAGAATTGGAATTATCATGGCAACATCGCAACATTTTTGGAGGTGCAGAGACTTTTTCATTTTCAGCAGATATTGGGATTTTACAGCAGTTTGGTGGTTCTCAGAGTAGTGATGTGACATCTATACAGTTATTGGGAATTGATTTTAGTCTCACTTTTCCACGTATTTTATTCCCTTTCCCAGTCCGGCTATACAAAGAAAGTATCTTGCCAAGTACAAAAATATCTTTGAGTTATGAAACGTATTGGTATAGACCTATAGCTCAATTGCGAATAATAAACTCCAAGTTAACTTATGACTGGAGTCCTAATTTCAACAAAAGGCACATACTTGATTTAATAGATATTGTTTTCCAGAATAGTGAAATAGAGAGTGGAACCGAAGTTGATTCATTAGATGATTTTCCAAACTTCGGAATACCTAGAATAGAGAATGAAAATATATTTTCTTCGAAATACACTTATCAGTATCGTTCAGGAAAGATTACTGAACAGGATTTTGTTCTAGGGTATCAAGGTTATATTGATGCGGCAGGGAATATTATTTACGGTCTTCAAAAAGCATTTGGAAAGAACCCGACTCAGTCAAATCCAGAAACATTCTTAGGACAAGTCTATGCTCAGTATGTACGTGTAGGAAGTGATTTGAGAAGTTACTTACAACTTAATCGGAAATTCACTTTAGCATCTAGAATTAATGTAGATGTGGGTGTGCCTTGGGGAAATGCTACTGAATTACCCTTCATTCGTTCCTACTTTGTAGGAGGGCCAACTTCTATCAAATCATTTAATCCGAGGACAATTGGACCAGGTTCGGCATACGTAATGCCAGGTGATAACGAGTATTTTGAAAGAGATGGAGATATTAAGATTGAAGCAAACATAGAATTACGGCAGAGTTTGAGTAAGTTCTTTAAGCTTGGGTATTTTATTGATATCGGAAATGTTTGGTTACTCAATAAGAACCCTAATTTCATAAATGGAGATTTCGACTTTTCTCGTTTCTATAAAGAATTAGCCATTGGAACAGGCATAGGTTTCAGACTCGATTTAGAATTCTTTGTTTTAAGATTAGATTTAGGTGTTCCAGTGTTGACACCTTTCTTGAGTCAATTTGAAGATGATCCTGATACCGAAATAAATGAGGCTGCAATTAATGCTCCAGTGAGTGATAGGTTTTTACTTAAAGATTTTCCGAGTGGAATTGTCTTTAACCTAGCTATTGGTTATCCATTTTAG
- the pflA gene encoding pyruvate formate-lyase-activating protein, with amino-acid sequence MLQQQDPSALNEQDPNKLRIHSIESFGTHDGPGIRMVVFVQGCQFRCLYCANPDTMDVKGGQFIEIEEIVRRAKNMKGYFGKEGGVTISGGEPLLQRSKLKHLFERLHEEGINTCLDSNGRLVNDEVKELLDHTDLIMLDVKHINLDWHRKLTGVSNVSTLKLAEMREESGKKMWLRYVLVPNWSDQEEYLHELGQHFKDYKTIEKIEIQPYHKLGVHKWEVLGMEYKLNDIERPTDETINKTVEILSQYFKEVKVN; translated from the coding sequence ATGCTGCAACAACAAGATCCATCAGCTCTAAATGAGCAAGATCCTAATAAACTAAGAATTCACTCTATCGAAAGCTTTGGAACTCATGACGGTCCTGGTATTCGTATGGTTGTTTTTGTACAAGGATGTCAGTTCAGATGCCTCTATTGTGCAAATCCGGATACAATGGATGTAAAAGGAGGTCAGTTTATAGAAATTGAGGAAATTGTAAGAAGAGCTAAAAATATGAAAGGTTACTTCGGGAAAGAAGGTGGAGTAACAATTTCTGGCGGTGAACCTTTGCTTCAAAGAAGTAAGCTAAAACATCTATTTGAAAGACTACACGAGGAAGGTATAAATACTTGTTTAGACTCAAATGGGCGTTTGGTTAATGATGAAGTGAAAGAGCTTTTAGATCATACCGATCTTATTATGCTTGATGTAAAACACATCAATTTGGATTGGCATAGGAAGTTAACAGGAGTGTCCAATGTAAGTACATTGAAACTTGCAGAAATGCGTGAAGAGTCTGGAAAAAAGATGTGGCTGAGATATGTATTAGTACCAAATTGGTCTGACCAAGAAGAGTACTTGCATGAATTAGGTCAACATTTCAAGGATTATAAAACAATAGAAAAAATTGAGATTCAGCCTTACCACAAACTAGGTGTTCATAAATGGGAAGTACTTGGAATGGAGTATAAACTCAATGATATTGAGAGACCAACTGACGAAACGATTAATAAAACGGTAGAGATACTTTCTCAATATTTTAAAGAGGTAAAAGTAAACTAG